The proteins below come from a single Mugil cephalus isolate CIBA_MC_2020 chromosome 7, CIBA_Mcephalus_1.1, whole genome shotgun sequence genomic window:
- the psma8 gene encoding proteasome subunit alpha-type 8 yields the protein MAARYDRAITVFSPDGHLFQVEYAQEAVKKGSTAVGIRGKDIVVLGVEKKSVAKLQEERTVRKICALDEHVCMAFAGLTADARIVINRARVECQSHRLTVEDPVTVEYITRYIATLKQRYTQSNGRRPFGISALIVGFDYDGTPRLYQTDPSGTYHAWKANAIGRSAKTVREFLEKNYTDEAIAGDNEAIKLAIKALLEVVQSGGKNIELAVIRRNQPLKILESKEIETLVAEIEKEKEEEAEKKKQKKST from the exons ATGGCGGCAAGATATGATAGAGCTATCACCGTCTTTTCCCCTGATGGCCATCTCTTTCAAGTAGAGTATGCACAAGAAGCTGTAAAGAAAGGTTCCACAGCG GTGGGAATCAGAGGTAAAGACATCGTTGTCCTCGGTGTGGAGAAGAAATCTGTagcaaagctgcaggaggaaaggACTGTCCGCAAGATCTGCGCGCTGGATGAGCATGTCTGCATGGCATTTGCAG GTCTCACAGCAGATGCACGTATTGTGATAAACAGAGCTCGGGTTGAGTGCCAGAGTCATAGGCTAACAGTTGAGGACCCAGTCACGGTGGAATACATCACACGCTACATAGCTACACTGAAACAG CGCTACACTCAAAGCAATGGGCGCAGACCATTTGGCATTTCTGCGTTAATTGTTGGCTTCGACTACGACGGAACTCCCAGGCTGTATCAGACGGACCCATCAGGAACCTACCACGCCTGGAAG gCAAACGCAATCGGACGCAGCGCAAAAACTGTAAGAGAGTTCTTGGAGAAGAATTACACGGATGAAGCCATTGCTGGGGACAACGAGGCAATCAAGTTGGCCATCAAAGCTTTGCTTGAG GTCGTCCagtcaggaggaaaaaatattgaactcGCCGTTATCAGACGGAATCAGCCGCTGAAG atattGGAATCCAAGGAAATCGAGACCCTGGTGGCTGAGATcgagaaggaaaaagaggaagaggcagagaagaagaagcagaaaaaatcCACTTGA